The genomic segment AGGCAACACTTATTTCTGGAACAACATTTTATATTCTAGGTATTGTTGCCCTACTTTCAATGAGTAAGTCTTTTTCAACAGAATTAACATTTTTTGGAAAAAATGCCTTTGATTTAATGGATTTTATGACTTCATCAGTACTTATGCCTATTGCAGCTATTTTAACTTCTGTGTTCTTAGGATACTTTGTTGATAAACAAACTATTCAAGATAAATTTACTCAGCATGTACCATTGGCTGTATTTAATATTTGGTATTTTTTAATTAGATATATTGTTCCTTTAGCAATTGTAGTTTTACTATTAAATAAAGTAGGTATTATTAAATAAAAAATAATAGTTTAGGAATTTTCCTAAACTATTTATCTTCTAAAGCTTCTATTAGCATCTCTTTTTGTAGTTTTCTTAGATTTTGCACCTGTTTTTTTAGGTTCACTTAAAGGAGCTTTTCTTCCTTTTTTCTCACTAAGTTTTTTCTTTTTTTGAACTTTCTGTCTAGGTTGTCTATCTTTTAAAGGAAAATTCTCATGAACCTCTCTTTTAACATTAAGCCTTAAATCTCTTTCAATCTTTGTAAAGTGATTATAATCTTCAACTGTTAAAATAGTAATAACTTCACCTTTATTTCCAGCTCTACCTGTTCTTCCTACTCTGTGAGTGAAGTCATCTGTTGTTTCTGGAAGATTGTAGTTAATAACTAAAGGTAGCTTTTCAATGTCAAGTCCACGTCCAGCAATATCAGTTGCAATAAGAACTTGTATCTTTTTATTTTTAAAATCTTTAATTGCTTGAACTCTTGACTTATATTCTATTTCACCATGAATAGGAGCTGATTTTACACCATTTGCAGCAAAATGTTCTTGTGCTGCATTTGCTGCATCTTTTTTATTTACAAATAGAAGTATTTGCTCATATTTTGAATCTTTTATTAATCTTGTAACTAACTCTTTTTTCTTTTTAACATCAACTTTAAAAGCTTTGTGTTCTATTAAACTAACAGTATCTCTTCTTTCATGAACCTGCACAGTTACAGGATCTTTCATAAACTCTTTTGCAAGTTTTCTAATATTTTGTGAAATAGTTGCAGAACACATAACTATTTGTTTATATGGCGAACATAAAGAAAAAATCTCTTCAATTTCTTCTAAAAATCCCATTTCAAGCATAGTATCTGCTTCATCTAAAACTAAATAGTTTACACTACTTAAATCTAAAATCTCACTTTCTACTAAATCTTTTAATCTTCCAGGTGTTGCAACAATAATATCAATACCACCATTAATAATTTGTTCTTGCTTCGCTTTACTTGTACCACCCATGATTTTCGTATGCTTTATTTTTAAAAACTTACCATAATCATTTAATGATTTTGAAACTTGTTCCACAAGTTCTCTTGTTGGAACTAAAACTAAACCTCTTAAAACTCTATTATTGAAGTTTAATTTTGAATTTACTTTGTCTAACATTGGTAAAACATATGCAGCAGTTTTTCCCGTTCCAGATTTAGATGCAGCAATTGTATCTATACCTTTTTTTATAATAGGAATTACTTTTCTTTGAACTTTTGTTGGAGTGTCATAACCTTTTTGTTCAATAGCAGTATTAATTGCTTTATTAAAGTCAAACTCTAAAAATTTTTTTATAATGTATCCTTTTTAATATACAGTTGCTAATTCATCATCTAAGTATGAATCTATTGTGTCAATTAACTTTTCATAAGAGGCTTTACCCTCTTTATTGAAAATAACCATCTCTTCACCATGTTCATCTTTAATATAATGCTCTTGTTTTTTAACTTTTTTATATAATTCTTTTATATCTTCAGGAGAATCTAAATCATTATATAAAAACCAATTAGCACTTGTATTTTCATATCTTATTAAACCGTAAGTTTGTGCTTCATCTACATAATCTTGAATAGTTCCATTCTCAAATTTAGCACCAACAACCATATCATATTCATTTAAAATCATTTCCATTGATAAAATACCTTAAAACTTATATTTATAATGGAATGATACCTAGATTTTAATTAAAGCTAAAAAATTATAGAATAATATCAATATGAAAAAAACAATACTAATATCTCTGGCCTTTTTATTTACTGGCTGTACAGTTAATGATGCTTATAGAATTACAAATGCTGCATTAAGTAAAAATCCATCTGCTGCACTTAAATCTATTGCTAAATCTAAAGCAATTTCTTACTCTACCAATCCCAAGAAACTTATAAATGATATAAATTTTTTATCTTCATTAATTGAGAACATTGATAAAAAATGGGGAAAAGGAAATAGAAAAGTTCCTAAACCAAAAGAGTATGTAAAATATATGCAAAACTATAAAAGTAGAGCTTATGTAGATTTTGATAAAGGTTTGGTAACTGTAGAAACAATTGA from the Arcobacter sp. CECT 8983 genome contains:
- a CDS encoding DEAD/DEAH box helicase; translated protein: MIKKFLEFDFNKAINTAIEQKGYDTPTKVQRKVIPIIKKGIDTIAASKSGTGKTAAYVLPMLDKVNSKLNFNNRVLRGLVLVPTRELVEQVSKSLNDYGKFLKIKHTKIMGGTSKAKQEQIINGGIDIIVATPGRLKDLVESEILDLSSVNYLVLDEADTMLEMGFLEEIEEIFSLCSPYKQIVMCSATISQNIRKLAKEFMKDPVTVQVHERRDTVSLIEHKAFKVDVKKKKELVTRLIKDSKYEQILLFVNKKDAANAAQEHFAANGVKSAPIHGEIEYKSRVQAIKDFKNKKIQVLIATDIAGRGLDIEKLPLVINYNLPETTDDFTHRVGRTGRAGNKGEVITILTVEDYNHFTKIERDLRLNVKREVHENFPLKDRQPRQKVQKKKKLSEKKGRKAPLSEPKKTGAKSKKTTKRDANRSFRR